The Azospirillum ramasamyi DNA segment TGGTGCAGCCGCCCTCCGGGTTCAGCGCCACCACGGCGTTCAGCGGCTCCATCGGCGCATGGGCGAGATAGGGGAAGACGAAGTCGCCCTCCACCACATGACCGCCCCTGGCGGCGGCCTCGGCGAAGGCCTTGTCGGCATCGCCCTTGCCGGCGGCGGCGGCGCCCGGCTGGTCGGCCAGCTTGCGGTAGTCGGCCAGCATGGCGTCGGTGCCGCGCATCTCGGAGTTGACATCGTCCCAGGTGACCGTCAGAGCCTCGCGGCCCTTCATGGCGGCCCAGGTGTTCCTGGCGATCACCGCGACGCCGACCGGCAGGCTCACCACCTCGATCACGCCCGGCACCTTGCGGGCCGCCGCGTCGTCGACGCTCTTCACCGTGCCGCCGAAGCGGGGGCTGCGGGCCAGAACCGCCGTCACCTGATCGGGGCGGCGGATGTCCATGGCGAAGATCGCGGTGCCGTTGGTCTTGCTGACGTGGTCCAGCCGGTGCAGGTCCGGCTTGCCGATCAGCACATAGTCCTTGGGATCCTTCAGTTTGACCTGCTGCGGCACAGGCAGCTTCGCCGCCTCCTCCGCCAACTCGCCGAAGGTCAGGCTGCGGTTGCTCGCCGCATGGCGGACGACGCCCTTCGACACGGTCACCTCGCCGGCCGGCACGGTCCAGCGGGCGGCGGCGGCGGCGACCAGCATGGCGCGGGCGGCGGCACCGGCCATCCGCAGCTCGTCCCAGCTGTTGGCGATGGCGGTGGAGCCGCCGGTGCCCTGGATGCCGAAGAAGTGGTTGGCGTACAGCTTGGCATCGGCCGGAGCGAAGGCGCCGCGGACCTGGCTCCAATCGGCGTCCAGTTCCTCCGCCGCGATGGTGGCGATGCCGGTGACGATGCCCTGGCCCTTGTCCAGATGCTTGGCCAGCACGGTGACCGTGTTGTCAGGCGCGATGATGATGAAGGCATGCGGACGCGGGTCGGCGGGGCCGACGGTCTTCGCAGCCGCTTCGGCGGCCAGCGCCGGCATGGGCAGATGCGCGCCGATCACCAGCGCACCGGCCCCGGCGCCGATGGCCTTCAGAAAGCCGCGGCGTGACGGCGCCGCCAGCGGACCGGGAGCGAAACCGGCCTCGGGGAAACCGTTCCGGGCGGCCTGACGGATCAGATGGTGCAGCATGGATCAGGCCCTCATAGTCTGGGCGGCATCCTTGATCGCCGCGCGGATGCGGACATAGGTGGCGCAACGGCAGACATTGCCGTCCATCGCCGCGTCGATGTCCTGGTCGGTCGGGTTCTGGTTGTCGGTCAGCAGCGCGACCGCGCTCATGATCTGGCCCGACTGGCAATAGCCGCACTGGACGACGTCCAGCTTCTGCCACGCCGCCTGAACGGCCTGCGCCGCCTTGCCCGTCACGCCTTCGATGGTGGTGACCTTGCTGTCCGGTCCCAGCATGCCGACCGGGGTCTGGCAGGCGCGGGTCGGCGTGCCGTCGACATGGACGGTGCAGGCGCCGCACTGGGCGACGCCGCAGCCGAACTTGGTGCCGGTCATGTTCAACTCGTCCCGCAGAACCCAGAGGAGGGGCATGTCCTCGGGCACGTCGACCTGACGGTCCTCGCCGTTGACGTTGATGCGAATCATGGCTCTTGCCTCTTTCTCCCTGAACGGAACCGCCGGGCTGTGGCGACGACGGGTCCGTTGCCCGGTTGCGGGCGTTGGCTGCGAATTGGCGATTTCTTGATTGTCGGCTGCTGGAGCAGCTCTGCCTCGACAGAATACACCGTCTAGTGCACAATGAAGTAGGCGGCTTTGGTTCATATCGTCATGAAAGCAATTCATAACCCGGCGCTCGACCTGAACCTGATCAAGGTGTTCGACGCGCTGCTGGAAACCCGCAATGTCTCCCGTGCGGCCGAGGCGCTGGGCGTCAGCCAGTCGGCGGTCAGCCACGCGCTGGGCCGGCTGCGCACGCTGGTCGGCGATCCCCTGTTCGTGCGCACCGGCAACCGGATGGAGCCGACGCCCCGCGCCCAGCGGCTGGCGGAGCCTCTGCGCGACCTGCTGGTGGGCGCGGCCCGCGCCCTGTCGGGGGAGGAGGATTTCGATCCGCAGCGGGAGGAGCGGAGCTTCAGCATCTCCACCCCCGATTCCATGCAGGCGGTTCTGCTGACCGGCATCCTGCGCGATGCGGTGGAGGGCGACCTGCGCGTGTCGGTGGCTCTGCGCAGCCTCGATCCCGACGCCATGCTGGATGCGCTGGACGACGGCACCCTCGATCTGGCGATCGGCTATCTGCCGGAGCTGCGGCGCTGGCACGACCGTCAGGTGCTGTACCGGGAGACCCATGTCTGTCTGTACAACCCGGATCTCGTGCCGGTCTCCCCGCCGATCGGGCTGGAGGATTACACCCGCTATCCGCACCTGATGCCGTCCCTGCGCGGCGGCCTGACCAGCTTCATCGACGACGAACTGGCCGCGCTCGGCACGAGCCGGCGCGTCGCCGCCTCCACCACCCAGTTCCTGGCGATCCCGATGATCCTGATGCGGGCGCCGATGCTGACCTCGCTGCCGGCCCGGCTGGCCCGGTTGTGCGCCGACGCGCTCGGACTCGCCACCAGCCCCCTGCCCTTCGATGTCGGCGACTACGAGATGTCGATGATCTGGCACCGCCGCAACACCGGCTCCCCCTCCCACAGCTGGCTGCGCCAGCGCATCGGCGAGGAGGCGGCGAAGCTATGATAGCGCCGCGGGCAGCTGGTTAGGGAGCGCAGGCACTCCGGTGCGGCGGTGAGGATGTTCCGGGTTCCGGAGGAAGCCGTCCGGAAACAGGCTCATGGCGGTGGTGGAGGCCGGCGGATGCAAGACGCCCCGTACCGCGAAGGCCGGGGCGTCCCTGTTGTGATTGGCGGAAGCGGCAGCAGGGTCAGTCGATGCTGCTCGCGGCTGGCAGCGGGCCGGCGAAGGACGACGCCGAGGAAGCAGCCGTCTGATGAGCCGGCTGCGGAGCCAACCTGCCTTTCACCACCATGAACAGGCCGGCCAGGATGACCGGGATACCGACGATGGCGAAGGCGGTCGGCAGGCCGAGGCCGCTGGACAAGATGGTGCCGCCGACCATGGAGCCGAGAACCGATCCGCTGCGCCCGACGGCGTTGGCCCAGGCGACGCCGGTTGCGCGGTTCGCCGTCGGGTAGAAGCCCGCCGCCAGCGCATTCACGCCGACCTGCGCACCGGCCAGGCAGAAGCCGGCGCCGAACACGGCGGTGGCAAGCAGGGCAGGAGAGGTGGTGGCGCTGCCGATCAGCGCAATGAACAGGGCGGCGGTCGCGTAGGCGATGCCCAGAACCTTGTGAGGATCGACACGATCCATCGATGCGCCGATTGCCAGAGCCCCGACCGTACCGCCCAACTGCAGCATCATGGTCATCAGCGAAGCATCCTTCATGGTCATGCCCGCGCTGCTGATCACCGTCGGCAGCCAGCTCGACAGCAGGTAGAAGACGAGCAGGCTCATGAAGAAGGTCAGCCACAGCAGCAGCGTGCCGGCGACCAGTCCTGGCTGGAACAGCTGCCCGACCGGTGAGCCCGTCGGCCTTTGCACGCCGGTGAACCGAGCGCCGGACAACTCCGCCTCCGGAGCGATGCGCTTGAGGATGGCCGCCACGCGCTCCGCCGGCGCATTCTGCAGAACGAGGAATCGCACCGATTCAGGCAGGGTCAGCAGCAGAACCGGCACCAGCAGCAACGGCACGATGCCGCCGAGCAGCAGAACCGACGACCAGCCGTAGCCGGCCACCAGCTGTGCCGCCGCCAGCCCGCCCAGCGCGGAACCGAGCGTGAAGCCGCAGAACATCAAGGTGGTCAGGAAAGACCGCCGCTTGTCGGGGCAAAACTCCGAAGTCAAGGTGATGGCGTTGGGCATCGCTCCACCCAACCCCATGCCGGTCAGGAAGCGAAGCACCGTCAGTTCGGTGAGGTTCGTCGCCCAGGCGGACGCCAGGCTGGTCGACCCGAAGAACAGGACGGTGAGGATCAACGCGCGCTTGCGCCCGATCTTGTCGGCCAGAGGTCCAAAGATGAACGCCCCGATCATCAGCCCGAACAGGCCGGCACCGAACAGCGGCGCCAGTTGGGCCGGCGCCAGCTGCCATTCGGCGCGGAGCGCCGGAGCGATGAAGCCGATCGCCGCCGTGTCGAAGCCGTCGATGGCGACGATCAGGAAGCAAAGGGCGATCAGTGTGGCCTGGTATCGGGAAACCTTGTGGGCATTGATGAAGTCCTGAACGTCGATGACGCGTGGTGTCGATGACACGGGCGTTCCTCCCTATTGACGTGATGGACGGGAAAAAGCTGCGTCGTTGCGCAGTGGACCCACCCGCGTGCTCCCGCGGAGCAGGGCAACGCTTTGGGCTCGATGGGCCGGGATGCCGACGGTTCGGCCGACGCCCACTTGGCGGTGGGCGCCCTTCAGGTCGTTTGGCGATGGATTTGTCTTCTTCTCCCGGCGGTCGGCCGAGTTGTTCAGCCGATGCTGCCACCGGCGACGAAGCAGGTCTGGCCGGTGATGTACGATGCGTCATTCGACGCGTAGAAGCAGATCGCAGCCGCGATCTCCTCTTGCGTGCCCATCCGCCCCATCATTGTGTCGCGCATGACCTGGTCGTAGGTTTCCCGTTGCCAGATCCTCTCCTGTTCGCTCATCGGCTTTGGATTGCGTGGGATGGCACGTTGTCCATTGTCGACGGCCCCCGGGGAGACCGCGTTGACGCGGATCCCCTTGTCCGCCAGTTCCATCGCCATACAGGTGGTCATGGCATGCACGCCGCCCTTCGCAGCGGAGTAGGGGACACGGTGGATGCCGCGGGTGGCGTTGCTGCCGACATTGACGATGCTGCCGCCGCCTTGCGCGATCATCACCGGGACCACCGCCCGGCAAGACCAAAGGGTTGGCCAGAGCGAACGGTTGATTTCCTTCACCATCTCCTCCTCCTGGTATTCCCAGAAGGGCTTCATCCAGATGGTGCCGCCGACATTGTGGACGGAGATGTCGATGCGCCCGAAAGCGTCAACCGCGGCATCGACCATCGCTTGAGCGCCGGCATAGGTTTCCAGATCGGCGGTGAGCGCCAGCGCCGGCGCGCCTTGGCCCAACAACTCCTCCGCCACCTGATGCACCAATTCGGAACGGTCGACCAGCAGCAGCCTGGCCCCTTCACCTGCCGCCCGTGCGGCGACCGCTCGCCCGATGCCCTGGGCGGCACCGGTGACAATCATCACCTGATTGTCGAGGCGTCCGCTCATGGTCATCGGCCATTCCCTTCGCTGGCGGCGAATTTCTCATAATGGAAGCTTGCCGGGGTCAGGCCGCAGTCGCGGAAATGGGTGCGCACGGCCTCAACCATCGGGGGTGGGCCACAGAGGTACACGTCGACATTCCCGCCGTTCAGATGCTCCGGCTGGAGATGGTGGGTGACGTATCCCTTCAATGGATGGCCGCTGCCCTGGTCGGCCACGCAGGTGGTGAAGGTAAAGCCCGGGATTTGCTCAGCGAATCTCTGCAGCGCCTCGACCTCGACGAGATCATGGTCCTGGGTGACGCCGTAGATGAGATGAACCGGGTGCGGATTGCCGCCTTCCGCGGCGATGCGGCCCAGCATCGACAGGAAGGGCGCCAACCCTGTCCCACCCGCCAACATCAGCACCGGCCGCCGGACCTCGCGCAGATAGAAGCCGCCGAGCGGACCGGTCAGGGTCAGACGGTCGCCCGGCTTGGCCCGGCCGGTCAGATAGCCGCTCATCAGCCCGCCTGGCACGTTGCGGATCAGGAAGCTCGCAAGCTCCGCCCCCGGCGGCGAACTGAAGGAGTAGGAGCGCGTCTGTCCGGTGCCCGGCACCTCGATGTTGACGTATTGTCCGGGCAGGAAGGCCAGGCGCGCGGCTCCGTCCAAAGCCAAAGACAACTGGATGCTGCTTTCGGACAGATGGGTGACGGACACCACCTCCGCGCAGACGTCCATCGCCTTGGTCTTGCACACCTCCGATGATGCGGCGATGCGCAGGACGACGTCCGATGCCGGACGCATCTGACAGGTCAGACAGTAGCCCTCCTCCGCCTCGGCGTCCGTCAGGGCATCCTCGATGTAAGAGCCGCCGTCATAGCGCCCGGCCTCGCAAAAGCTCTTGCAAGTGCCGCAGGCACCATCGCGGCAATCGAGCGGAATGTTGATGCCTTGCCGGTAAGCGGCATCGGCGACCGTCTCGCCGGGGTTGGCATCGATGAAGCGGGTCAGCCCGTCCTCAAAAGTCAGCGCGATGTGAAAGCTCATGAGTCGTCTCCCTGGCTTTAAGGCGCACAGAAGGGCGTCGGGCCAGTTGCCGCCCGTCCGGGATGATCGATCCCGCCCGGCCGATCAGATGTGGTAGATGTCGATGACGTGGTGGATGTAGTCGTTCTTCAGAACCACAGTCTTTTCTTTGATCAGTGGCGTCTCGCCCGAAACATCCAGTGTGTAGAAGGAGGTGCCGAAATAGGTGTCGGTCGTCTTGTAACGGAAGCTCAGCGTGAACCAGTTGAAGCGCAGCTTGCAGACACCGTTACCCTGTTCGACGACTTCGAGGTTGCTGATGTTGTGTGAGGTGCGTGGTTCCGGCAGGCTGGTGGCGCTCGACCGCTCCGTCTTGATGCGGAACACGCGATCCTCCAGGCCGCCGCGGTTGCTGTAATAGATCAGCGAAATCTCGCGCTGCGGGTCGGTGGTCAGGGCGCCATCGTCATCCCAGGCCGGCATCCAGAACACGGCGTCCGGTGCATAAAGCTGCAGCCAGTCGTCCCATTGTTTTTCATCGAGCAGACGGGCCTCGCGGTGAAGGAAGGCCTGCAGAGCTTCATGGGTGATGGTCATGCGTTCCCCCTTCAGGCCGGCGTCTTCACGTCGGACGATGCCTCTTCCGTCGCCACGGCACGGCGCATGGTGTCGAGCCAGTACTGGTGCTGGACGACGAACAGCCCCTCGTCCTCGGTGCGGACGCCGCTCATCAGCGGCTGCAGGTCGATGGCCTTTGCCGCATCGTCGGCGCCGGTCACCCAATGGACCGCACCGCGCGACAGGTCGTTCCAGGGGGCGGCACTGCCGAGATAGCCGGTCTGGCAGGAGCGGAACTCCTCCAGGTCGTCCGGAGTGGCCATGCCGCTGGCGTTGAAGAAATCCTCATACTGCCGGATGCGCCGGGCGCGGGCTTCCGCACTCTCGTTCTTCGGCGCGATGCAATAGATCGTGACCTCCGTCTTGTCGACGGACAGCGGCCGGTATGTGCGGATCTGCGAACTGAACTGATCCATCAGGTAGACGTTGGGGTAGAGGCACAGGTTGCGCGAGTTGCCGATCATCCAGTCCGCCCGCGCGGCCCCGTACTGTGCCGCCAACTCATCCCGGCGTTCATAAAGCGGGCGGTCCTCCGGATTGGCCCACCGGCTCCACAGCAGAAGATGGCCGTTCTCAAAGGAATAGAAGCCGCCGCCCTGCTTGGCCCAGCTTCCGGCGTCCATCGCACGCACGCAGTCGCCGGCCGCGGCCGTCTTGCGGCGGTTGGTGGTTGCCGCATAGTTCCAGTGCACGGCGCTGACGTGATAGCCGTCGGCACCATTCTCGGTCTGGAGCTTCCAGTTGCCATCATAAATGTAGGTCGAGGAGCCGCGCAGCACCTCCAGACCGTCCGGCGACTGGTCGACGATCATGTCGATGATCTTGGCGGCCTCACCCAGGTATTCGGCCAGGGGAACCACGTCGGCGTTCAGGCTGCCGAACAGGAAGCCGCGGTAGGATTCGAACCGGGCGACCTTCGTCAGGTTGTGCGATCCCTCCCGATTGAAGGCGTCGGGGTAGCCGGCGGCCTCCGGATCCTTGACCTTCAGCAGCTTGCCGGAGTTGTTGAAGGTCCACCCGTGGAACGGACAGGTGTAGGTCGCCTTGTTGCCGCGCTTGTGCCGGCACAGCATCGCGCCGCGGTGGCTGCAGGCGTTGATGAAGGCGTTGAGCTCGTTGTCCTTGTTGCGGGCGATGATGATCGGCTGCCGGCCGATGAAGGTGGTGAAGTAGTCGTTCTTGCCGGGGATTTGGCTTTCGTGGGCGAGGTAGATCCAGTTCCCCTCGAAGATGTGCTTCATCTCCAGTTCGAACAGCTCAGGATCGGTGAAGATGTCGCGCCTGCACCGATAGATGCCCTGTTCCTTGTCCTCGACGACGGCGCCGTCCAGCCGCGCCATGAGATTGGCGGTCATGATCTGGTTCTCCACAAGATGGCGGGAATGAGGGCCGGGCAAGGCCCCCGGGAGATCAGGCGGCCGTGGCGCGCGGACGCTCGGGCAGCGCGCTCAGCATGCCATCCAGTGCGGATGGGAGAACGAAGTCGAAGGTGATGGTGGCGAAGGGCCGGTTCACACCCTTGTCGTGGAGGGCGGCCGGGTCCGTGTGGTGCTCGACCTCGGGGATCAGGCCGTCGCGGGTGGCGAAGGCGAAGTCGTCATGGACGTAGGGATCGTCCTTGATGTTGATCTGCGTCGTCAGGGTCCGATAGCCGGGCGCCGACACGAAGAAGTGGATGTGCGCCGGACGGTGACCGTGGCGGCCCAGCAGGGTCAGGAGCTTCTGGGTCGGCCCGTCGGGCGGGCAGCTGTAGCCCGACGGCATGATGCTGCGGAACCGGTAGCGCCCCTCGGCGTCGGTGATGATGGTGCGGCGCAGGTTGAAGGCGCTCTGCGACTGGTCGAAGTAAGAATAGTTGCCGCGGCTGTTGGCGTGCCAGACCTCGACCTGGGCACCGGGAACCGGGTTGCCGCGGGTGTCGAGGACACGGCCGTCCATGAACAGGATTTCGCCGTCGTCGGTATCGTCGTCCAGCCGCGCATCGCCCTGGCAGACCGGAGCGCCGGCCACATAGAGCGGACCTTCGATGGTGCGCGGGGTGCCGCCGTCCATTCCGGCGGCGCGCTCCTTCTCATCCTGGCGCAGGTCGAGGAAATGCTCGACGCCGAGACCCGGCACCAGCAGTCCGACCTCGTTGGACTTGCCGAGTTCGGTGACATAGCTGCACGCCGACCAGATCTCTTCGGGCGTGACGTCCATCTCTTCGATCAGCACGAAAAGATCGAGCAGCATGCGGTCGACGACCGCCTTCACCCGCTCGTTCGCCGGAGCGATCTGGGTGCCGGAGATGCGTTTCGCGAAATCCTGGATATGGGTCTTGTTCATCGTTTTCTCCCTAAACCTTGGTTATGGCAGCCTCAGCGGCGGGCAGGCGGCGACCGGTTCAGCGATCATCGTCGCGGATGGACGAGGGATGGCGGCAAAGGGCCGTAACCTTCATCGCCATGTAGGGGAAAAGCGGCAGCGAGGTGAGCAGCGCGTGAAGTTCGTCCGCGCTTTCAACATCGAAGATGCTGACATTGGCGTAGCGGCCGGCGACGCGCCACAGGTGCCGCCACTTGCCCTCCTTCTGCATCTGCTGGGCGCGCTCGCGCTCGACCCGCTTCAACTCGTCCGCCACCTCGGGCGCCATGTCAGGCGGCAGGCGGACATCCATTTCGACCTGGAACAGCATGGTCTTGGTCTCGATCGGGAAAAGTGGGGGGGGGTGAGTGTTAGCGGCCGTCGCGCCGGAAGAAGGCGATGCGGTCCTCGTCCAGTTCAATGCCGAGGCCGGGCTTGTTGGGGACCTGAAGGCTGAACTCCCCATAGGCGAGGGGCTCGGTCAGGATTTCCTCGGTGAGCAGCAGCGGACCGAACAGTTCCGTCCCCCAGTCGAGCCGGGGGAAGGTGGCGAAGAGGTGAGCGGAGGCGATGGTGCCGATCCCTCCTTCCAGCATGGTGCCGCCGTACAGCCCGATCCCCGCCGCATCCGCAATGGCGCCGACGCGGGCCGCAGCCTGAAGACCGCCGGACTGGGCAATCTTGACGGCGAAGACATCGGCTGCCGCCTGCGATGCGATGGCGAAGGCATCCTCCGGCCCGTGAAGGCTTTCGTCGGCCATGATCGGCACGATGAAGCGTGCGGCCAGGCGTGCGAGTGCCGAGCGATTGCCGCGCGCCACCGGCTGTTCGATCAGATCGACGCCGGCGTCTTCCAGCATTGCAATTCCGCGCGACGCGGCGGCTTCGTCCCAGGCCTGGTTGACGTCGACGCGCACGCTGGCCCGGTCGCCCAAGGCGCGTTTGATCTCAGCGACATGCGCGACGTCGTCGGCCACCGGGCGCTTGCCGATCTTCAGCTTGAAGATGTTGTGCCGCCGCAGGGACAGCATGCGTTCGGCTTCGTCGATGTCCTTGGCCGTGTTGCCGCTGGCGAGCGTCCAAGCGACCGGAAGCGTGTCGCGGTGCCGCCCGCCCAGCAGTTCGGAAACCGGGAGGCCGAGCCGCTTTCCCATGGCGTCCAGCAGCGCCGTCTCGACCGCCGCCTTGGCAAAGTGGTTGCCGACAACGGCTTTCCCGATCTGCGCCATGGTTGCGGCGACACGGGTGGGGTCGCTGGCCCGCAGCACCGGGGCGATATAGGTGTCGATCGCCAGCTTAATACCTTCGGGGCATTCTTCGCCGTAGCTCAATCCCCCGATCGTTGTCCCCTCACCGATGCCCACCACACCGTCGGAACAGCGAAGCCGCACCACGACGATCGTCTGCCGGTGCATTGTGGCCATCGAGAGCACATGCGGCCGAATGGTCGGCACATCGACAATGAGGGTCTCGATGCCGTCAATTCTGGTCATCTTGCGGCTGTCCTCGGCAAACTTTGTTGTGCGACCACGCTATCTGTCGCCGGGCACATTGTGAAAGACCGAGTTGGTCTGATTTGATACCTTCCAGGTATGGTATGGCGCGGCGACGCGATCCGGGCCGCCGCGCTCAATGACGGAAGAGGCTCGTTCATGGAACTTCGGCATCTGCGCTACTTCATGGCGGTCGTGAACGAGCGGAACTTCACGCGTGCGGCAGAGCGTCTGAACATGGCGCAGCCACCGCTGAGCCGGCAGATTCAGCAGTTGGAAGAGGAACTTGGCCTTCAGCTCATCGAACGGGACAGCCGCCCCCTGCGCCTGACGGAGGCAGGGCGGCTGATCTATGAACAGGCGGTGCAGGTGCTGGAGCGCGTCGATGAGATCAAGGCCTTGGCCCGCCGCCTGCGCCATGCCGAGCACAGCCGCTTCACCATCGGCTTCGTGGCTTCCACACTCTATGGCTGGCTGCCGGAGATGATCCGGCGTTACCGCTCAATCCGTCCGACTGTGGAGGTCTCGTTGGTCGAGTTGACAACGGTGGAGCAGATCGCGGCGCTCAAGGAGGGACGCATCGATGTCGGCTTCGGCCGCATTCCGCTGGAGGACGCCGCCATCACGCGGACTCTGCTCCGCTACGAGGCGCTCATCGCCGCCATTCC contains these protein-coding regions:
- a CDS encoding xanthine dehydrogenase family protein molybdopterin-binding subunit — translated: MLHHLIRQAARNGFPEAGFAPGPLAAPSRRGFLKAIGAGAGALVIGAHLPMPALAAEAAAKTVGPADPRPHAFIIIAPDNTVTVLAKHLDKGQGIVTGIATIAAEELDADWSQVRGAFAPADAKLYANHFFGIQGTGGSTAIANSWDELRMAGAAARAMLVAAAAARWTVPAGEVTVSKGVVRHAASNRSLTFGELAEEAAKLPVPQQVKLKDPKDYVLIGKPDLHRLDHVSKTNGTAIFAMDIRRPDQVTAVLARSPRFGGTVKSVDDAAARKVPGVIEVVSLPVGVAVIARNTWAAMKGREALTVTWDDVNSEMRGTDAMLADYRKLADQPGAAAAGKGDADKAFAEAAARGGHVVEGDFVFPYLAHAPMEPLNAVVALNPEGGCTIWAGSQFQGVEQMVAAHILGCKPEQVKIETQWAGGSFGRRATTNADYIAEAVMVAKAYPKAPVHLVWTREDDIKGGRYRPLFLHRIKAAVDDKGALVAWKQRIVGQSFMAGTPFEAAMVKNGVDATMVEGASDMAYAVPNLAVDAHTVASPVTTLWWRSVGHTHTAYSKEVMIDRLAKAAGKDPVAFRLEMLKDHPRLAGVLKLAAEKAGWGQPMPQGKGRGVAVHESFNSYVAHVADVTVDAKGQVKVDRVVVAIDCGQVINPDIVKSQMEGGTGWGIGHALRGEITMTDGMVDQANFDSFLPMRMSDMPVVEVHIMPSSERPTGAGEPGVPTAAPAVANAIFSVTGQPQQTLPFSRGGIVS
- a CDS encoding (2Fe-2S)-binding protein; translated protein: MIRINVNGEDRQVDVPEDMPLLWVLRDELNMTGTKFGCGVAQCGACTVHVDGTPTRACQTPVGMLGPDSKVTTIEGVTGKAAQAVQAAWQKLDVVQCGYCQSGQIMSAVALLTDNQNPTDQDIDAAMDGNVCRCATYVRIRAAIKDAAQTMRA
- a CDS encoding LysR family transcriptional regulator, with the translated sequence MKAIHNPALDLNLIKVFDALLETRNVSRAAEALGVSQSAVSHALGRLRTLVGDPLFVRTGNRMEPTPRAQRLAEPLRDLLVGAARALSGEEDFDPQREERSFSISTPDSMQAVLLTGILRDAVEGDLRVSVALRSLDPDAMLDALDDGTLDLAIGYLPELRRWHDRQVLYRETHVCLYNPDLVPVSPPIGLEDYTRYPHLMPSLRGGLTSFIDDELAALGTSRRVAASTTQFLAIPMILMRAPMLTSLPARLARLCADALGLATSPLPFDVGDYEMSMIWHRRNTGSPSHSWLRQRIGEEAAKL
- a CDS encoding MFS transporter translates to MSSTPRVIDVQDFINAHKVSRYQATLIALCFLIVAIDGFDTAAIGFIAPALRAEWQLAPAQLAPLFGAGLFGLMIGAFIFGPLADKIGRKRALILTVLFFGSTSLASAWATNLTELTVLRFLTGMGLGGAMPNAITLTSEFCPDKRRSFLTTLMFCGFTLGSALGGLAAAQLVAGYGWSSVLLLGGIVPLLLVPVLLLTLPESVRFLVLQNAPAERVAAILKRIAPEAELSGARFTGVQRPTGSPVGQLFQPGLVAGTLLLWLTFFMSLLVFYLLSSWLPTVISSAGMTMKDASLMTMMLQLGGTVGALAIGASMDRVDPHKVLGIAYATAALFIALIGSATTSPALLATAVFGAGFCLAGAQVGVNALAAGFYPTANRATGVAWANAVGRSGSVLGSMVGGTILSSGLGLPTAFAIVGIPVILAGLFMVVKGRLAPQPAHQTAASSASSFAGPLPAASSID
- a CDS encoding 1,6-dihydroxycyclohexa-2,4-diene-1-carboxylate dehydrogenase, which codes for MSGRLDNQVMIVTGAAQGIGRAVAARAAGEGARLLLVDRSELVHQVAEELLGQGAPALALTADLETYAGAQAMVDAAVDAFGRIDISVHNVGGTIWMKPFWEYQEEEMVKEINRSLWPTLWSCRAVVPVMIAQGGGSIVNVGSNATRGIHRVPYSAAKGGVHAMTTCMAMELADKGIRVNAVSPGAVDNGQRAIPRNPKPMSEQERIWQRETYDQVMRDTMMGRMGTQEEIAAAICFYASNDASYITGQTCFVAGGSIG
- the benC gene encoding benzoate 1,2-dioxygenase electron transfer component BenC encodes the protein MSFHIALTFEDGLTRFIDANPGETVADAAYRQGINIPLDCRDGACGTCKSFCEAGRYDGGSYIEDALTDAEAEEGYCLTCQMRPASDVVLRIAASSEVCKTKAMDVCAEVVSVTHLSESSIQLSLALDGAARLAFLPGQYVNIEVPGTGQTRSYSFSSPPGAELASFLIRNVPGGLMSGYLTGRAKPGDRLTLTGPLGGFYLREVRRPVLMLAGGTGLAPFLSMLGRIAAEGGNPHPVHLIYGVTQDHDLVEVEALQRFAEQIPGFTFTTCVADQGSGHPLKGYVTHHLQPEHLNGGNVDVYLCGPPPMVEAVRTHFRDCGLTPASFHYEKFAASEGNGR
- the benB gene encoding benzoate 1,2-dioxygenase small subunit; amino-acid sequence: MTITHEALQAFLHREARLLDEKQWDDWLQLYAPDAVFWMPAWDDDGALTTDPQREISLIYYSNRGGLEDRVFRIKTERSSATSLPEPRTSHNISNLEVVEQGNGVCKLRFNWFTLSFRYKTTDTYFGTSFYTLDVSGETPLIKEKTVVLKNDYIHHVIDIYHI
- the benA gene encoding benzoate 1,2-dioxygenase large subunit encodes the protein MTANLMARLDGAVVEDKEQGIYRCRRDIFTDPELFELEMKHIFEGNWIYLAHESQIPGKNDYFTTFIGRQPIIIARNKDNELNAFINACSHRGAMLCRHKRGNKATYTCPFHGWTFNNSGKLLKVKDPEAAGYPDAFNREGSHNLTKVARFESYRGFLFGSLNADVVPLAEYLGEAAKIIDMIVDQSPDGLEVLRGSSTYIYDGNWKLQTENGADGYHVSAVHWNYAATTNRRKTAAAGDCVRAMDAGSWAKQGGGFYSFENGHLLLWSRWANPEDRPLYERRDELAAQYGAARADWMIGNSRNLCLYPNVYLMDQFSSQIRTYRPLSVDKTEVTIYCIAPKNESAEARARRIRQYEDFFNASGMATPDDLEEFRSCQTGYLGSAAPWNDLSRGAVHWVTGADDAAKAIDLQPLMSGVRTEDEGLFVVQHQYWLDTMRRAVATEEASSDVKTPA
- the catA gene encoding catechol 1,2-dioxygenase, with translation MNKTHIQDFAKRISGTQIAPANERVKAVVDRMLLDLFVLIEEMDVTPEEIWSACSYVTELGKSNEVGLLVPGLGVEHFLDLRQDEKERAAGMDGGTPRTIEGPLYVAGAPVCQGDARLDDDTDDGEILFMDGRVLDTRGNPVPGAQVEVWHANSRGNYSYFDQSQSAFNLRRTIITDAEGRYRFRSIMPSGYSCPPDGPTQKLLTLLGRHGHRPAHIHFFVSAPGYRTLTTQINIKDDPYVHDDFAFATRDGLIPEVEHHTDPAALHDKGVNRPFATITFDFVLPSALDGMLSALPERPRATAA
- the catC gene encoding muconolactone Delta-isomerase; this translates as MLFQVEMDVRLPPDMAPEVADELKRVERERAQQMQKEGKWRHLWRVAGRYANVSIFDVESADELHALLTSLPLFPYMAMKVTALCRHPSSIRDDDR
- a CDS encoding muconate/chloromuconate family cycloisomerase, yielding MTRIDGIETLIVDVPTIRPHVLSMATMHRQTIVVVRLRCSDGVVGIGEGTTIGGLSYGEECPEGIKLAIDTYIAPVLRASDPTRVAATMAQIGKAVVGNHFAKAAVETALLDAMGKRLGLPVSELLGGRHRDTLPVAWTLASGNTAKDIDEAERMLSLRRHNIFKLKIGKRPVADDVAHVAEIKRALGDRASVRVDVNQAWDEAAASRGIAMLEDAGVDLIEQPVARGNRSALARLAARFIVPIMADESLHGPEDAFAIASQAAADVFAVKIAQSGGLQAAARVGAIADAAGIGLYGGTMLEGGIGTIASAHLFATFPRLDWGTELFGPLLLTEEILTEPLAYGEFSLQVPNKPGLGIELDEDRIAFFRRDGR